One genomic window of Quercus lobata isolate SW786 chromosome 9, ValleyOak3.0 Primary Assembly, whole genome shotgun sequence includes the following:
- the LOC115959727 gene encoding uncharacterized protein LOC115959727 gives MAGNMLQEFLIAEDKEPVKPLPPISHQWRPPELNQYKVNFDAAVFRTTNSAGIGVIVRDWRGELGALWLTPSLIWRLWQAEFGLQTVVFEGDSTMVINAIDQGNAGFSTYGNVIEDIRCQAVLFQSSVFNHVNRSCNCVAVALAKKAKRGWGPRCGLLIHLRILPLFCYLMSIEHALLILAQTSCLVSQKKKV, from the coding sequence ATGGCTGGTAACATGCTGCAGGAGTTTTTGATAGCAGAAGACAAGGAACCAGTGAAACCTCTCCCTCCCATCTCGCACCAGTGGCGTCCACCTGAGCTGAATCAGTACAAAGTGAACTTTGATGCTGCTGTATTCAGAACCACAAATTCGGCTGGAATTGGAGTTATTGTTCGAGATTGGAGGGGTGAACTTGGTGCGCTGTGGCTCACTCCATCGCTGATATGGAGGCTTTGGCAGGCTGAGTTTGGGCTTCAAACAGTTGTTTTTGAAGGGGATTCAACTATGGTTATCAATGCCATAGACCAAGGCAATGCTGGATTCTCAACCTATGGAAACGTCATTGAAGACATACGCTGTCAAGCCGTGCTTTTTCAGTCCTCTGTGTTCAACCATGTTAATCGTTCTTGTAACTGTGTTGCTGTTGCTTTAGCAAAAAAAGCTAAAAGGGGTTGGGGTCCCAGGTGTGGCTTGTTGATCCACCTGAGGATATTACCTCTCTTTTGCTATTTGATGTCCATTGAACATGCTTTATTAATATTAGCCC